In Miscanthus floridulus cultivar M001 chromosome 5, ASM1932011v1, whole genome shotgun sequence, one genomic interval encodes:
- the LOC136454368 gene encoding indole-2-monooxygenase-like produces MAEVLQEEVQVQQQHGLHEQLRESPPQAALICYYSLLLACPVILLLLMRRRRCATSSAGVVTARAKDAGKKTFRRYPTGIYPLPSLARAREEELLRRLPAPPRKLPVIGHLHLVGPLPHVSLRDLAADHSRDGLMLLRLGAVPTLVVSSPRAAQAVLRTHDQVFASRAYSPVADILFYGSTDVAFAPYGEHWRQVKKISTTHLLTNKKVRAYRQAREREVKLVMAKIREAAISGTAVELSDLLSSFANDIVCHAVSGEYFREEGRNKLFRELAEANSSLIGGFNLEDYFPVLVKLDMVKRMVCAKAQKVNKGWNELLDKLIDDHANAARSESQHVDKESDFIDLLLSVQQEYKLTRDHIKAQLVVMFQAGIDTSFIVLEYAMIKLMQNPNVMTKLQNELRMTIPKGKEIVTEDDLNGMSYLKAVIKETLRLHGPAPLLVPHLSMAECNIEGYTIPSGTRVIVNAWALARDPTYWESAERFMPERFLEGGSAMTMDYRGHDFLYLPFGAGRRICPGISFAISAIEIMLANLVYHFNWELPPELKKSGIDMTESFGVTVHRTEKLLLVPVLPQN; encoded by the exons ATGGCTGAAGTGCTGCAGGAAGAAGTGCAGGTGCAACAACAGCATGGCCTCCATGAACAGCTGCGCGAATCACCTCCACAAGCAGCACTGATCTGCTACTACTCTCTTCTGCTGGCTTGCCCTGTAATTCTCCTCCTACTCATGCGCCGGCGCCGCTGTGCGACGTCGTCGGCAGGGGTCGTCACGGCCAGAgccaaggatg cggggaagaaaacgttccgacgatacccgacgggtatatacccgttgccatccttagccaGAGCAAGGGAAGAAGAGCTGCTGAGAAGGCTCCCAGCGCCTCCGCGCAAGCTCCCCGTCATTGGTCACCTACACCTCGTAGGGCCCCTCCCGCACGTCTCCCTCCGCGACCTCGCCGCCGATCATAGCCGCGACGGCCTCATGCTCCTCCGCCTCGGCGCCGTCCCCACGCTCGTCGTCTCCTCCCCGCGCGCCGCGCAGGCCGTCCTGCGCACGCACGACCAGGTGTTCGCGTCCCGGGCCTACTCCCCCGTGGCTGACATCCTCTTCTACGGCTCCACCGATGTCGCCTTCGCGCCCTACGGCGAGCACTGGCGCCAAGTCAAGAAGATCTCCACAACGCACCTCCTCACCAACAAGAAGGTTCGGGCCTACCGTCAGGCTCGTGAGCGAGAG GTGAAGTTGGTGATGGCCAAGATTCGCGAGGCGGCGATCTCCGGCACGGCTGTCGAATTGAGCGACCTTCTCAGCTCCTTCGCCAACGACATAGTGTGTCACGCTGTGTCAGGCGAGTATTTCAGGGAGGAAGGCCGTAACAAGCTCTTCCGAGAGCTGGCTGAGGCGAACTCGTCGCTCATAGGTGGCTTCAACCTCGAGGACTACTTCCCCGTCTTGGTGAAGCTGGACATGGTCAAGAGGATGGTATGCGCTAAGGCTCAGAAGGTGAACAAGGGATGGAACGAGCTTCTTGATAAGCTCATTGATGACCATGCAAATGCAGCAAGGTCGGAGTCACAGCATGTCGACAAGGAAAGTGACTTCATTGATTTGTTGCTCTCTGTCCAGCAAGAGTACAAGCTCACGAGGGACCATATTAAGGCACAACTGGTG GTCATGTTCCAAGCTGGCATTGATACATCATTCATAGTGTTGGAATATGCTATGATTAAGCTCATGCAGAACCCCAACGTCATGACCAAGCTCCAAAACGAGCTGAGGATGACTATACCGAAGGGGAAAGAAATTGTTACTGAAGACGATCTGAATGGCATGTCCTACCTAAAGGCGGTCATCAAAGAGACACTCCGACTCCATGGACCAGCTCCTCTCCTTGTGCCGCACCTCTCCATGGCCGAATGTAACATAGAGGGCTACACAATACCGTCTGGAACGCGTGTCATCGTGAATGCTTGGGCTCTTGCTAGGGATCCAACCTACTGGGAGAGTGCTGAGAGGTTCATGCCTGAGCGGTTCTTGGAAGGTGgcagtgccatgaccatggactATAGGGGACACGATTTCCTCTACTTGCCATTTGGGGCTGGGCGAAGGATTTGCCCAGGAATAAGCTTTGCGATTTCTGCTATAGAGATCATGCTAGCAAACCTGGTGTACCACTTCAACTGGGAGCTACCACCAGAATTGAAGAAAAGTGGCATTGATATGACAGAATCATTTGGGGTCACAGTGCACCGAACAGAGAAGCTTCTCCTTGTACCTGTATTGCCTCAGAACTAG